In the genome of Bacillus sp. S3, one region contains:
- a CDS encoding ferrous iron transport protein A, with translation MFGSLKTGDKGKIIDISHVGLLVQRRLLDLGITEGSEVCVKCVMPFGGPIMIESCGQCVGIRRKEAVQIEVERI, from the coding sequence ATGTTCGGTTCTTTAAAAACGGGAGATAAGGGGAAAATTATTGACATTTCTCATGTTGGCCTTCTCGTACAAAGGCGCTTGCTCGACTTAGGGATTACCGAAGGGTCAGAAGTATGCGTGAAATGCGTCATGCCGTTTGGCGGCCCAATTATGATTGAATCTTGCGGGCAATGTGTTGGCATCCGCCGTAAAGAAGCAGTTCAGATTGAAGTGGAGAGAATATAA
- the feoB gene encoding ferrous iron transport protein B: MEIALIGNPNTGKTSLFNNLTGSYEYVGNWSGVTVEKKVGVFKNNIGQLIDLPGVYTLNPLSKDEGVVTSYFLNESVDRLLNILDASQLERNLHLTLQLLEFEKPALIGLNMIDVANKRGIQIDASKLSSVLGVPVVPVVARSGKGCDKLVDVISTKSIQPAKKNLVYYGKEVEEAITALAGEMTNKTSHSLRFLAIQYIEGNEFVKDYVNRITDQQRIKTIIANLESKLQKLHDTKSLANFIYGKRKEVIAKIVADVARKSDSSIPLSEKVDKIVTNRYLGMPIFLVLMYLMFMLTFDWLGTPLSDALDGLLTGPVTAGFESVLTAINASAFIHALIIEGLVAGVGGVLVFVPQIFILFFFISLLEDSGYMARVALVMDRIMESVGLNGKAFIPMMIGFGCNVPGIMAARTIETPRERLLTILLTPLMSCSARLPVYALFVGAFFAGHKAFIVLSLYVLGIVVALILAKIFSSTLLKSEASLFVIELPPYRLPQFQSLWRSTWDKGKGFIRKAGTFIFAGSVFIWLLSYAGPDGLKVDMDHSYLAAIGNVIAPIFDPIGFGTWQASASLITGFLAKEAIISTMNIIYFVPNDASLQGLLADYYTPLAAYSFMVFILLYIPCLATVATIYKETSSKKWTAFSMGYAFVIAYVLALIIYQGGKLFGLV, from the coding sequence ATGGAAATCGCTCTTATTGGAAACCCGAATACAGGAAAAACTTCATTGTTTAATAATCTAACAGGTTCCTATGAGTATGTGGGGAACTGGAGCGGTGTTACAGTTGAAAAGAAGGTTGGCGTATTCAAAAATAATATTGGCCAATTAATTGATTTGCCAGGAGTCTATACACTTAATCCCTTATCAAAGGATGAAGGCGTTGTTACCTCATACTTTTTAAATGAATCCGTTGATCGCTTACTCAATATTTTAGATGCTTCCCAATTAGAACGGAATTTACATTTGACACTGCAGTTGTTAGAGTTTGAGAAACCGGCCCTAATTGGTCTTAATATGATTGATGTCGCAAATAAGCGCGGAATTCAAATCGACGCATCGAAGCTTTCAAGTGTTCTCGGTGTTCCTGTTGTTCCTGTCGTAGCTAGGAGCGGAAAAGGCTGTGATAAGCTTGTTGATGTTATTTCCACCAAGTCCATCCAACCGGCTAAAAAGAACCTCGTTTACTATGGAAAAGAAGTCGAAGAGGCGATAACAGCATTGGCGGGAGAAATGACTAATAAAACCAGTCACTCTCTACGCTTTCTAGCGATTCAATACATTGAAGGAAATGAATTTGTTAAAGATTATGTAAATAGGATTACAGATCAGCAAAGAATCAAGACAATTATTGCCAACTTAGAATCCAAATTACAGAAACTACATGATACAAAATCATTAGCTAATTTTATTTATGGAAAAAGAAAAGAAGTCATTGCTAAAATCGTGGCAGATGTAGCAAGAAAAAGTGATTCGTCCATCCCGTTATCTGAAAAGGTAGATAAAATTGTCACAAATCGCTACCTGGGGATGCCGATTTTTTTGGTGCTTATGTATCTGATGTTTATGCTGACATTTGATTGGCTCGGCACCCCGCTATCTGATGCGTTAGATGGCTTATTAACAGGACCTGTAACAGCTGGATTTGAAAGTGTATTAACAGCCATCAATGCCTCAGCCTTTATCCATGCTTTAATTATTGAAGGATTGGTCGCAGGGGTTGGCGGTGTTCTAGTGTTTGTCCCGCAAATCTTTATTCTGTTCTTCTTTATTTCATTATTAGAGGACTCCGGGTACATGGCTCGCGTAGCGCTGGTTATGGACCGAATTATGGAATCAGTTGGCTTAAATGGCAAAGCGTTTATTCCCATGATGATTGGTTTTGGCTGCAACGTGCCTGGGATCATGGCGGCAAGAACGATTGAAACGCCAAGAGAGCGTTTGTTGACCATTTTGCTAACGCCATTAATGTCATGCTCGGCACGACTGCCGGTTTACGCTTTATTTGTCGGAGCTTTTTTTGCTGGCCATAAAGCATTTATCGTTCTTAGCCTTTATGTTCTGGGAATTGTCGTAGCTTTAATTCTGGCAAAAATCTTTTCTTCTACATTATTAAAATCAGAAGCATCCTTATTTGTAATCGAGCTGCCTCCTTACAGGCTTCCACAGTTTCAATCATTATGGCGAAGCACTTGGGACAAAGGGAAGGGTTTCATAAGAAAAGCGGGAACATTTATCTTTGCCGGATCCGTTTTTATCTGGCTTTTATCTTATGCGGGACCTGATGGGTTAAAAGTAGATATGGATCATAGTTATTTAGCTGCGATTGGAAATGTGATTGCGCCAATCTTTGATCCGATTGGTTTCGGCACTTGGCAGGCTTCCGCCTCATTAATTACCGGATTTCTTGCTAAAGAAGCGATTATCTCAACGATGAATATTATTTATTTCGTTCCGAATGATGCCAGCCTGCAAGGATTATTGGCCGATTATTATACGCCGCTCGCTGCCTACAGCTTTATGGTGTTTATCTTGTTATATATTCCATGCCTGGCAACGGTTGCAACGATCTATAAGGAAACAAGCTCAAAAAAGTGGACAGCTTTTTCAATGGGATATGCTTTCGTGATCGCCTATGTATTGGCTCTGATTATATATCAAGGCGGCAAATTGTTTGGATTGGTTTAA
- a CDS encoding helix-turn-helix transcriptional regulator, with translation MTRDEIIMQVSEKLRLIRTEAGYTQDKMADIIGVSKKTLVQIEKGRVQANWSTVVSICALFRETETVQYLFGSEPLEVLETVALNGIDLRKTKTLGGRVWWRIVSQKNGFILQQNILSKHFRILDERNYRIFSSFDEKLSKQRFKELTKSE, from the coding sequence ATGACGAGAGATGAAATTATAATGCAGGTTTCTGAAAAGCTTCGTCTCATCCGGACGGAAGCTGGATATACACAAGATAAAATGGCGGATATTATTGGTGTATCAAAGAAAACGCTCGTACAAATTGAAAAAGGAAGAGTTCAAGCAAATTGGTCGACAGTCGTTTCCATATGTGCCCTTTTTCGTGAAACGGAAACGGTCCAATATTTATTTGGCAGCGAGCCCCTTGAGGTGTTAGAAACGGTTGCCCTAAATGGCATCGACCTGCGTAAAACGAAAACGTTGGGCGGACGGGTTTGGTGGAGAATTGTATCACAGAAAAATGGATTTATCCTTCAACAAAATATTCTCAGCAAACATTTTCGCATCCTAGATGAAAGAAACTATCGAATCTTTAGCAGCTTCGATGAAAAACTATCCAAACAGCGCTTTAAAGAATTGACGAAAAGTGAATAA
- the thiT gene encoding energy-coupled thiamine transporter ThiT: MNKKRSNTLFITEIAVFTALAYLLDLLSGFLMARFWPQGGSISIAMVPIFLMAYRWGIKGGLLTGFLLGLLQFILGFAQIYTIVQGIIDYFVAFTVVGFAGVFAGYIQKSLTDGKKGKWMVYSVIGALLGSFLRYLCHVVSGIVFFGEYAPKGQPVTTYSLIYNGTYMLPSFIISAIIIILVIGAMPKKSFIQGK; this comes from the coding sequence ATGAACAAAAAGAGGAGTAACACGCTATTTATAACAGAAATCGCTGTTTTTACAGCACTTGCTTATTTACTTGATTTATTATCAGGATTCCTTATGGCAAGATTTTGGCCGCAGGGTGGGTCTATTTCGATTGCAATGGTTCCGATTTTCCTTATGGCCTACCGCTGGGGAATAAAGGGCGGTTTGTTGACAGGTTTTTTACTGGGATTATTACAGTTTATACTTGGTTTTGCCCAAATTTATACCATTGTTCAAGGGATCATTGATTATTTTGTTGCTTTTACTGTAGTTGGTTTTGCAGGTGTTTTTGCAGGATATATTCAAAAATCTCTTACTGATGGTAAGAAAGGTAAGTGGATGGTATATTCTGTTATTGGAGCTTTATTGGGAAGCTTTCTCCGCTATTTATGTCATGTTGTTTCTGGAATTGTTTTCTTCGGTGAATATGCACCTAAAGGCCAGCCCGTTACAACTTATTCGCTCATATATAATGGGACATATATGCTTCCAAGCTTCATCATAAGTGCGATTATCATCATCCTAGTCATCGGTGCCATGCCAAAGAAAAGTTTCATACAGGGAAAATAA
- a CDS encoding FeoB-associated Cys-rich membrane protein, whose amino-acid sequence MIASIIIGVAIFGYASYALVKFINKSKKGKCAACDLKSSCSSQCGIPPQVK is encoded by the coding sequence ATGATTGCCAGTATCATTATCGGTGTTGCAATTTTTGGATACGCCAGCTATGCATTAGTGAAGTTTATTAATAAATCCAAAAAGGGGAAATGCGCAGCCTGCGATTTAAAAAGTTCATGTTCCAGCCAGTGCGGTATTCCCCCACAAGTGAAATAA